From one Butyricimonas faecihominis genomic stretch:
- a CDS encoding FecR family protein, whose translation MSTKDEKDWLRAILEGKVKPGDAEWERIWKEEDFTGVRRVLREVGMRKKDELVADREKMWRIVKQYRGEGRNRRRVVAWRWVAAVMLPLLLGGILWINSREKKDVLVAGVVPEIEAGTPRAVLLMEQGERIDLSLLAGDTILNKGDVRIRLDSSKSVTYERMAGTPAKIEYNTIIVPRKGEYQLILADGSKVYLNSESRLRFPTRFEGKERRVYLEGEGYFEVAKDTTKPFIVEAKEVDVRVLGTSFNVSAYVSEQAVRTTLVSGKVRVGDRLTGKGEVILPGQQAEWKDGAFKTKEVDTSIYTAWIDGKFYFEGATLEEITVQLERWYDIDFFFTSEKVKRFAFAGVINKEYSANKIFSIIEKTTRVRFSVNGRVVTVSEVNNKQE comes from the coding sequence ATGAGTACAAAAGACGAGAAAGATTGGTTACGGGCGATACTGGAGGGCAAGGTTAAGCCGGGGGATGCCGAGTGGGAGAGGATATGGAAGGAGGAGGATTTTACCGGGGTGAGGCGTGTGTTGAGAGAGGTCGGGATGCGGAAAAAAGACGAGTTGGTGGCGGATCGAGAGAAAATGTGGCGGATCGTTAAGCAATACCGGGGAGAGGGGCGGAACCGGAGGCGTGTGGTTGCATGGCGTTGGGTGGCTGCCGTGATGTTGCCTTTGTTATTGGGCGGAATTTTATGGATAAACTCACGGGAGAAAAAGGATGTTCTCGTGGCGGGAGTGGTCCCGGAGATAGAAGCCGGAACACCTCGTGCCGTGTTGCTTATGGAACAAGGGGAAAGAATCGATTTATCCTTGCTTGCCGGTGACACTATCCTGAATAAAGGTGATGTTCGCATCCGGCTCGATTCCTCTAAAAGCGTGACGTATGAACGGATGGCCGGGACACCCGCTAAGATCGAGTACAACACGATCATCGTGCCCCGCAAAGGGGAGTATCAATTGATTCTGGCTGACGGTTCGAAAGTGTACTTGAATTCGGAATCGAGACTTCGTTTCCCGACTCGTTTCGAGGGAAAAGAGCGGCGGGTGTATCTGGAAGGGGAAGGGTATTTCGAGGTGGCGAAGGATACTACGAAGCCTTTTATCGTGGAAGCGAAAGAGGTGGATGTGCGTGTACTGGGAACAAGTTTTAACGTGAGTGCTTATGTTTCGGAACAGGCTGTACGGACGACGCTCGTGAGTGGCAAGGTGCGAGTAGGTGATCGGTTGACCGGGAAGGGTGAAGTTATTTTACCGGGGCAACAAGCGGAATGGAAAGACGGGGCTTTTAAGACAAAAGAGGTCGACACGTCTATTTATACCGCATGGATCGACGGGAAGTTCTATTTCGAGGGAGCCACGTTGGAGGAGATCACGGTGCAACTGGAACGTTGGTATGACATCGATTTCTTCTTTACTTCCGAGAAGGTGAAACGTTTTGCTTTTGCCGGGGTGATTAACAAGGAATATTCAGCAAACAAGATATTCTCGATTATCGAGAAAACCACGCGGGTACGCTTTAGCGTGAATGGCCGGGTGGTGACGGTGAGTGAAGTAAATAATAAACAGGAATAA
- a CDS encoding AraC family transcriptional regulator: MQTWISILTNLFPVISALTCCLLMLLTYKDSVQEEERYLKRGLFFFYFSVAFGWACVIVYTWSPRLFVYLNSLCYCSFIMMSVTFYHVVFWLTRVDSSERFSTWHYGLPVLIPFALLVWSLFVPLDVQVAIVAVDSPLEDVYFYFTRFFTSQLMVAFLFCLCYTLLGLKRLFRYWHLTRERSGDMGEPPLRWLGSVLLLFLVSLCMPLLEPLFAESYWVDFLPIGILLLQFSIISYNVIVGNYVLCPCERGASGDRLVIKKPPLLNKERFEKYMREEKPYLNPELKITDLTGGLQTNRTYLSTFINRTYGMNFNAYINDCRLREMESLLADSTYAGECMTELAIRAGFGCYHSYRRAKKRNITNF, from the coding sequence ATGCAAACATGGATATCGATTCTCACGAACCTGTTTCCGGTAATCTCGGCCCTGACCTGTTGCTTGTTAATGCTCCTTACTTATAAGGATAGCGTGCAGGAGGAAGAGCGTTACTTGAAACGGGGGCTATTCTTTTTCTATTTCTCGGTTGCTTTCGGGTGGGCCTGTGTGATTGTCTATACGTGGTCGCCTCGTCTTTTCGTTTATTTGAATAGCTTGTGTTATTGTTCGTTTATCATGATGTCCGTGACCTTCTATCATGTTGTTTTCTGGTTGACACGGGTGGATTCTTCCGAGCGTTTTTCCACGTGGCATTACGGGTTGCCCGTGCTGATCCCGTTTGCTCTTCTGGTATGGAGCCTTTTCGTACCTTTGGACGTGCAGGTAGCGATCGTGGCCGTGGATAGTCCGCTGGAAGATGTTTATTTTTATTTTACTCGTTTTTTCACGTCCCAATTGATGGTGGCGTTCCTGTTTTGTCTTTGTTATACTTTGCTGGGGCTGAAACGTTTGTTCCGCTACTGGCATCTTACGCGGGAGCGGTCGGGCGACATGGGAGAGCCTCCCTTGCGTTGGTTAGGGAGCGTGTTGCTTTTGTTTCTCGTTTCTTTGTGTATGCCACTATTGGAGCCTCTTTTTGCCGAAAGTTATTGGGTCGATTTTCTCCCGATCGGTATTTTGTTGTTGCAGTTCTCGATTATATCTTATAATGTTATCGTGGGGAATTACGTCTTGTGTCCTTGCGAGAGGGGGGCGTCCGGTGATCGTTTGGTTATCAAGAAACCACCGCTTTTGAATAAGGAAAGGTTCGAGAAATATATGCGAGAGGAAAAGCCTTACTTGAACCCGGAATTGAAGATAACGGACCTGACCGGGGGATTACAGACCAATCGCACGTATCTTTCCACGTTTATTAACCGCACGTACGGGATGAATTTTAATGCTTATATTAATGATTGCCGTCTTCGAGAGATGGAGTCTTTGTTGGCCGATTCGACTTACGCGGGAGAGTGCATGACGGAGTTGGCGATTCGTGCCGGTTTTGGTTGCTATCATAGCTATCGACGGGCAAAAAAGAGAAATATTACAAATTTCTAA